The Urbifossiella limnaea genome has a window encoding:
- the thrS gene encoding threonine--tRNA ligase: MASEAELKAAGEKYVPKDYDPALYKTRHSFAHVLAQAVTERFPQAKPTIGPPVEFGFYYDFDLDTQPSDADLNWIADRMRQIIKGKHAFRVREITAAEGRELFKDNPYKLELIDGLTNGQDEYGNSAAGAPLLTVYQQDTFVDLCRGPHVETTRDLDSKGFKVTQVTGSYWRGDEKNKALKRFHATAWGNEADLKAHLERIEEAARRDHRKLGRDLELFSNEPVFGSGFPMLLPKGATVRRLLEQFITDYERHAGYQHVYTPDAAKKELYRISGHWEHYKDSMFPPMDLGEGGQEWDELCLRPMCCPHHIQVYKAKPRSYRDLPIRIAELGKMYRYERSGVVGGLSRVRCMTLNDAHLFVRPAQVKAEIAGVLALMKKAYADLGITEFRFRLSKNDEPGAASKGKYVDNPELWESSTRMLREVLTESGMPFFEAWGEAAFYGPKIDVQVKDVMGREETLSTIQADQHLPEQFKLEFKDSDDTAKRPVMIHRGVISTMERMMSYLIELYAGAFPPWLAPVQVGIVPIADRHFEYAEKVAATLEEKDFRVENDLGDKRMNAKIREFQLQKVPYVLVIGDKEMAADSAAVRLRSGEDLGAKPVAEFVALLEQVVKSRTQKLTV, encoded by the coding sequence ATGGCGAGCGAAGCGGAACTCAAGGCGGCCGGCGAGAAGTACGTCCCCAAGGACTACGACCCCGCCCTCTACAAGACGCGCCACTCCTTCGCCCACGTCCTCGCCCAGGCCGTCACGGAACGCTTCCCGCAGGCCAAGCCCACCATCGGCCCGCCGGTCGAGTTCGGCTTCTACTACGACTTCGACCTCGACACCCAGCCGAGCGACGCCGACCTGAACTGGATCGCCGACCGGATGCGGCAGATCATCAAGGGCAAACACGCCTTCCGCGTCCGCGAGATCACCGCCGCCGAGGGGCGTGAACTGTTCAAGGACAACCCGTACAAGCTCGAACTCATCGACGGCCTCACCAACGGCCAGGACGAGTACGGCAACAGCGCTGCGGGCGCCCCGCTGCTGACCGTCTACCAGCAAGACACGTTCGTGGACCTGTGCCGCGGCCCGCACGTCGAGACCACCCGCGACCTGGACTCGAAGGGGTTCAAGGTCACGCAGGTCACCGGCTCCTACTGGCGCGGCGACGAGAAGAACAAGGCGTTGAAGCGCTTCCACGCCACCGCCTGGGGCAACGAGGCCGACCTGAAGGCGCACCTGGAGCGCATCGAGGAGGCAGCCCGCCGCGACCACCGAAAGCTCGGCCGCGACCTGGAGCTGTTCTCGAACGAGCCTGTGTTCGGATCGGGATTCCCGATGCTGCTGCCTAAGGGGGCTACGGTCCGCCGGCTGCTCGAACAGTTCATCACCGACTACGAGCGGCACGCGGGCTACCAGCACGTCTACACGCCGGACGCCGCGAAGAAGGAGCTGTACCGCATCTCCGGCCACTGGGAGCACTACAAGGACAGCATGTTCCCGCCGATGGACCTGGGCGAGGGCGGCCAGGAGTGGGACGAATTGTGCCTGCGGCCGATGTGCTGCCCGCACCACATCCAGGTGTACAAGGCGAAGCCGCGGAGCTACCGCGACCTGCCGATTCGCATCGCCGAGCTCGGCAAGATGTACCGCTACGAGCGCTCCGGCGTCGTCGGCGGCCTCAGCCGCGTCCGTTGCATGACGCTCAACGACGCCCACCTGTTCGTGCGGCCCGCCCAGGTGAAGGCCGAGATCGCCGGCGTGCTGGCGCTCATGAAGAAGGCCTACGCAGACCTGGGGATCACCGAGTTCCGCTTCCGCCTGTCGAAGAACGACGAGCCGGGCGCCGCGTCGAAGGGGAAGTACGTCGACAACCCGGAGTTGTGGGAGAGCAGCACCCGAATGCTGCGCGAGGTGCTCACCGAGTCGGGGATGCCGTTCTTCGAGGCGTGGGGCGAGGCGGCGTTCTACGGGCCGAAGATCGACGTGCAGGTGAAGGACGTGATGGGCCGCGAGGAGACGCTGTCCACCATCCAGGCCGACCAGCACCTGCCCGAGCAGTTCAAGCTCGAGTTCAAGGACTCCGACGACACCGCCAAGCGTCCGGTGATGATCCACCGCGGCGTCATCAGCACGATGGAGCGGATGATGTCGTACCTCATCGAGCTGTACGCGGGCGCGTTCCCGCCGTGGCTCGCGCCGGTGCAGGTCGGCATCGTGCCGATCGCCGACAGGCACTTCGAGTACGCGGAGAAGGTGGCGGCGACGCTGGAGGAGAAGGACTTCCGCGTCGAGAACGATTTGGGCGACAAGCGGATGAACGCGAAGATCCGCGAGTTCCAGCTCCAGAAGGTGCCGTACGTGCTGGTCATCGGCGACAAGGAGATGGCGGCCGACAGCGCGGCCGTGCGGCTCCGCAGCGGCGAAGACCTGGGCGCGAAGCCGGTGGCGGAGTTCGTGGCGCTGCTGGAGCAGGTGGTGAAGTCACGGACGCAGAAGCTGACGGTGTGA
- a CDS encoding SAM-dependent methyltransferase yields the protein MSRRAKLRVVFYFLFAVALVGGWYGTMWWVERDVRPPGHVDVVFKETPQDAVEKMLEMARVGKDDVVYDLGCGDARFLITAAKKYGCSGVGYEIQPHVAALAREKVAEAGVGNLVEIRESDIFDSSVDLRPATVLTLFLLPELNVKLIPKIQQMRPGCRVVSFLFDMEGVKPKESIIYYMPNVKRDCRLHLWETPLEFTR from the coding sequence GTGAGCCGGCGGGCGAAGCTGCGGGTGGTGTTCTACTTCCTGTTCGCCGTCGCCCTCGTCGGCGGGTGGTACGGGACGATGTGGTGGGTCGAGCGCGACGTCCGGCCGCCCGGCCACGTGGACGTGGTGTTCAAGGAGACGCCGCAGGACGCCGTGGAGAAGATGTTGGAGATGGCTCGTGTCGGCAAGGACGACGTGGTCTACGACCTGGGCTGCGGCGACGCCCGGTTCCTGATCACGGCCGCGAAGAAGTACGGGTGCAGTGGCGTCGGCTACGAGATTCAGCCGCACGTCGCCGCTCTCGCCCGCGAGAAGGTCGCCGAGGCCGGCGTCGGCAACCTGGTCGAGATCCGCGAGTCCGACATCTTCGACAGCAGCGTCGACCTGCGGCCCGCGACGGTGCTGACGTTGTTCCTCCTCCCCGAGCTGAACGTCAAACTGATCCCGAAGATTCAACAGATGCGGCCGGGGTGCCGGGTCGTGTCCTTCCTGTTCGACATGGAGGGGGTGAAGCCGAAGGAGTCGATCATCTACTACATGCCGAACGTGAAGCGCGACTGCCGGCTGCACCTGTGGGAGACGCCGCTGGAGTTCACGCGGTAG
- a CDS encoding PP2C family protein-serine/threonine phosphatase has product MSATSNPFDTESRNWRGRLAASVELMRALSRSSDPQEMYGLFSRRMDELFPVTRRLSLSRRGLRPPEYRVTRCSLWKDAANPWTEPERLPVHRGGVLAELLYADEPRLIPDLRLLDDDDPAVVYLAGQRSVLVIPHFEQGLAVNAIVLAREEPDAFSRDQLPDLVMLSNLFGRATQTLVLSQAVKGAFDAADFEMKAVADIQKALLPDAVPRVPGIDVAVDYRAAARAGGDYYDFFPLPGGKLGVLIADASGHGAPAAVLMAMTHSIAHTLPEADRARPHGLLTQLNAHLARRYTRPTGSFVTAFAAVFDPANHSLTYSSAGHAPPLVARADGTRATLNRAQKLPLGIKPTETYTEQTATFQPGDRVVLVTDGILEAANAAGDMFGTAGVGAALRPVCDAATDDLAALLATWAAHTAGVPTTDDRTVVVVRATGGEP; this is encoded by the coding sequence GTGTCTGCGACCTCGAACCCGTTCGACACCGAATCCCGTAACTGGCGCGGCCGCCTCGCCGCCAGCGTCGAACTGATGCGTGCGCTGAGTCGGTCGTCCGACCCGCAGGAGATGTACGGCCTGTTCTCGCGCCGCATGGACGAGTTGTTTCCCGTCACCCGCCGCCTCTCGCTCTCCCGCCGAGGGCTGCGGCCGCCCGAGTACCGTGTCACGCGGTGCAGCCTTTGGAAGGACGCCGCCAACCCGTGGACCGAGCCGGAGCGGCTCCCGGTCCACCGCGGCGGCGTGCTCGCCGAACTGCTGTACGCCGACGAACCGCGGCTCATCCCCGACCTGAGGTTGCTCGACGACGACGACCCGGCGGTGGTGTACCTCGCGGGGCAGCGGTCGGTCCTGGTCATCCCGCACTTCGAGCAGGGCCTTGCGGTCAACGCCATCGTCCTGGCCCGGGAAGAGCCGGACGCGTTCTCGCGCGACCAGCTTCCCGACCTGGTCATGCTCAGCAACCTGTTCGGCCGGGCCACCCAGACGCTCGTCCTGTCGCAGGCGGTGAAGGGGGCGTTCGACGCGGCCGACTTCGAGATGAAGGCCGTGGCCGACATCCAGAAGGCGCTCCTGCCGGACGCCGTGCCGCGGGTACCCGGCATCGATGTTGCCGTGGACTACAGGGCCGCCGCGCGGGCCGGCGGCGACTACTACGATTTCTTCCCGCTGCCCGGCGGCAAGCTCGGCGTCCTGATCGCGGACGCGAGCGGCCACGGTGCCCCGGCGGCGGTGCTGATGGCGATGACGCACAGCATCGCCCACACGCTCCCCGAGGCGGACCGGGCCCGCCCGCACGGCCTGCTCACGCAGCTGAATGCCCACCTGGCCCGCCGCTACACCCGGCCTACCGGCAGCTTCGTCACCGCGTTCGCCGCCGTATTCGACCCGGCGAACCACTCGTTGACCTACTCCAGCGCCGGCCACGCCCCGCCGCTAGTCGCCCGCGCCGACGGCACCCGCGCCACCCTGAACCGTGCCCAGAAGTTGCCCCTCGGCATCAAGCCGACCGAGACTTACACCGAACAAACGGCAACGTTTCAGCCCGGCGACCGGGTGGTGCTCGTGACCGACGGCATCCTGGAAGCGGCGAACGCGGCGGGTGACATGTTCGGGACCGCCGGCGTCGGCGCGGCGCTGCGGCCGGTGTGCGACGCCGCGACCGACGACCTGGCGGCCCTTCTGGCGACGTGGGCGGCCCACACGGCGGGCGTGCCCACGACCGACGACCGGACGGTGGTGGTTGTCCGCGCGACCGGGGGGGAGCCGTGA
- a CDS encoding basic secretory protein-like protein has translation MRGVSMLAAAVAAAPLLAEPVAPAPRPVVRAIAESTLPTSGSRIRQLAFDGDPASSFTSDGDAKQGDHLTLTFDRPVTLHAVSALVGRPGEGPAPTALEVSADGKTFTAAPPVGEVSARAVRVRATADLNKPLVVREFTIRSEPQVVPFRYPVEFVLDVTDAPELKAWGDKVVRVCEREYPDICTFLASDGYVPPTQLRMTLKNNYTGVAAAGGGRITGSVKYFKSRPDDIGAMVHETVHCVQQYKGRGNPGWLVEGIADYCRFWRYEPGKAGRLTPEKAQYNGSYRTTAAFLAFVTDRYDRQAVPKLNAMCREGRYTPAAWRTLTGKDVEELNQEWRATLAR, from the coding sequence ATGCGTGGTGTCTCGATGCTGGCGGCGGCTGTCGCCGCCGCTCCGCTTCTCGCCGAACCTGTCGCCCCCGCGCCGCGGCCGGTCGTCCGGGCGATCGCGGAATCCACGCTGCCCACATCCGGTAGTCGCATCCGCCAGCTCGCCTTCGACGGCGACCCGGCCAGTTCCTTCACCTCCGACGGCGATGCGAAGCAGGGCGACCACCTGACGCTGACGTTCGACCGGCCTGTGACGCTGCACGCCGTGTCCGCGCTGGTTGGCCGACCGGGCGAGGGGCCGGCGCCGACCGCGCTCGAAGTCTCCGCCGACGGGAAGACGTTCACCGCCGCCCCGCCCGTGGGGGAGGTGTCCGCCCGCGCCGTCCGCGTCCGCGCGACGGCGGACCTGAACAAGCCGCTCGTCGTGCGCGAGTTCACCATCCGCTCCGAGCCACAGGTGGTGCCGTTCCGCTACCCCGTCGAGTTCGTCCTGGACGTGACCGACGCCCCCGAGCTGAAGGCGTGGGGCGACAAGGTGGTCCGCGTGTGCGAGCGCGAGTACCCGGACATCTGCACCTTCCTCGCCAGCGACGGCTACGTGCCGCCGACACAACTGCGGATGACGCTCAAGAACAACTACACCGGCGTGGCCGCGGCCGGCGGCGGGCGGATCACCGGGTCGGTGAAGTACTTCAAGAGCCGCCCCGACGACATCGGCGCGATGGTCCACGAGACGGTCCACTGCGTCCAACAATACAAGGGCCGCGGAAACCCCGGCTGGCTCGTCGAGGGGATCGCCGACTACTGCCGCTTCTGGCGGTACGAGCCGGGCAAGGCCGGCCGGCTGACCCCCGAGAAGGCCCAGTACAACGGCAGCTACCGCACCACGGCGGCGTTCCTGGCCTTCGTCACCGACCGGTACGACCGGCAGGCGGTGCCGAAGTTGAACGCCATGTGCCGTGAGGGCCGCTACACGCCGGCCGCGTGGCGAACGCTCACGGGCAAGGACGTGGAGGAACTGAACCAGGAGTGGCGGGCGACGCTCGCCCGCTGA
- a CDS encoding dienelactone hydrolase family protein gives MAVTDDVTDLPTPTGPMRTYLYAPNEPGRPPVRRPGVVLYSEIFQQTAPVRRLAVQLASLGYRVAVPEVYHAHEPPGCVLGYDDAGKTRGNALKQVVTLNEFDADIATAVAFLKDHPDGTGAVGSFGICLGGHLAFRAALHPGVRAAACFYPTDLHTGTLGGGADSLTRAGDIRGELLMVFGRQDPHVPAAGRRIIYDALDAAGVWFTWHEFNAAHAFLRDEGDRYDPAAARHAIGLAADLFSRCL, from the coding sequence ATGGCCGTCACCGACGACGTGACCGACTTGCCGACGCCGACCGGGCCGATGCGGACGTACCTGTACGCCCCGAACGAACCCGGCCGGCCGCCAGTCCGACGGCCGGGTGTGGTGCTGTACTCGGAAATCTTTCAGCAGACGGCCCCGGTCCGCCGGCTCGCGGTGCAGCTGGCGTCGCTCGGCTACCGGGTCGCGGTGCCAGAGGTGTACCACGCGCACGAACCGCCCGGCTGCGTTCTCGGCTACGACGATGCCGGTAAGACCCGCGGTAACGCCCTGAAGCAGGTCGTGACGCTGAACGAGTTCGATGCCGACATCGCTACCGCGGTGGCATTCCTGAAGGACCACCCGGACGGCACCGGTGCCGTGGGGTCGTTCGGCATCTGTCTCGGCGGGCACCTCGCCTTCCGCGCCGCACTCCACCCGGGCGTGCGGGCCGCGGCGTGCTTCTACCCGACCGACCTGCACACCGGCACGCTCGGCGGCGGGGCCGACTCGCTAACCCGCGCCGGCGACATCCGCGGTGAACTGTTGATGGTGTTCGGCCGGCAAGACCCGCACGTCCCCGCGGCCGGCCGACGAATCATCTACGACGCCCTCGACGCGGCCGGCGTGTGGTTCACGTGGCACGAGTTCAACGCCGCCCACGCCTTCCTCCGCGACGAGGGCGACCGCTACGACCCCGCCGCCGCCCGCCACGCGATTGGGCTCGCGGCGGACCTGTTCAGCCGCTGCCTCTAA
- a CDS encoding pyridoxal phosphate-dependent aminotransferase, whose amino-acid sequence MLAARVQHFTESVIRETTRLAQRHGAVNLGQGMPDFDPPEEVKEAACRAIRDGFNQYAVTWGIAPLRAAIAEKARSFNGLAWADADEHVTVCCGATECLMATMLALVDPGDEVVIFQPFYENYAPDALLTGAEPRWVRLNPPDWSFDPAELRAAFGPRTKAIILNTPNNPTGKVFTRGELTQIAELCQEFDAVAISDEIYEYIQFTDRPHVSIASLPGMADRTVTISGLSKTFTVTGWRLGYTVAPAAITAGIRKAHDFLTVGAPHPLQVAGAAAMALPRSYFDGLKDHYRTRRDLFLPYLQEAGFVARPPDGAYYVMADFSALSDLDDVAFVRRMIETVGVAGVPGGSFFRPKDAGRTQVRFMFAKREETLRDAGERLLRLRAAE is encoded by the coding sequence ATGCTCGCCGCCCGCGTCCAGCACTTCACCGAGTCCGTGATCCGCGAGACGACGCGGCTCGCGCAGCGGCACGGGGCCGTGAACCTCGGCCAGGGGATGCCCGACTTCGACCCGCCGGAGGAAGTGAAGGAGGCCGCCTGCCGGGCCATCCGCGACGGGTTCAATCAGTACGCCGTGACGTGGGGCATCGCCCCGCTCCGCGCGGCCATCGCCGAGAAGGCCCGCAGCTTCAACGGCCTCGCCTGGGCCGACGCCGACGAGCACGTCACCGTGTGCTGCGGGGCGACCGAGTGCCTGATGGCGACGATGCTCGCGCTTGTGGACCCGGGCGACGAGGTGGTGATCTTCCAGCCCTTCTACGAGAACTACGCGCCGGACGCCCTCCTCACCGGGGCCGAGCCGCGCTGGGTGCGGTTGAACCCGCCCGACTGGTCGTTCGACCCCGCCGAGTTGCGGGCCGCGTTCGGGCCGCGCACGAAGGCGATCATCCTGAACACGCCGAACAACCCCACCGGCAAGGTGTTCACCCGCGGGGAACTGACGCAGATCGCCGAGCTGTGCCAGGAGTTCGACGCCGTCGCCATCTCGGACGAGATCTACGAGTACATCCAATTCACCGACCGGCCGCACGTAAGTATCGCGTCGCTGCCGGGGATGGCCGACCGCACCGTCACCATCAGCGGGCTGTCGAAGACGTTCACCGTCACCGGCTGGCGCCTCGGCTATACCGTCGCCCCGGCCGCGATCACCGCCGGCATCCGCAAGGCGCACGACTTCCTGACGGTCGGCGCGCCTCACCCGTTGCAAGTGGCCGGCGCCGCGGCGATGGCCCTGCCCCGCAGCTACTTCGACGGCCTGAAGGATCACTACCGCACCCGCCGCGACCTGTTCCTCCCGTACCTTCAGGAGGCGGGTTTCGTCGCCCGCCCGCCGGACGGGGCGTATTACGTCATGGCCGACTTCTCGGCGCTTTCCGACCTCGACGACGTGGCGTTCGTCCGCCGCATGATCGAGACGGTCGGCGTGGCCGGGGTGCCGGGGGGCAGCTTCTTCCGCCCGAAGGACGCGGGCCGGACGCAGGTCCGGTTCATGTTCGCCAAGCGGGAGGAGACGCTGCGCGACGCCGGCGAGCGGCTGCTGCGGCTGCGGGCCGCAGAATAA